A single Cryomorphaceae bacterium DNA region contains:
- a CDS encoding WbqC family protein yields the protein MPRKLFSLAYFPPISYWVALRHDGANAIDLSENYQKQSYRSRASIADPHGKKNLIVPILHRSGERLKTAKAPLSYAENWPLIHWRTLEASYRSSPYFEYYEDSLKTLFEQRFETLADLCLASCAWVAEELEMELDWEELVEYRAAGPGEKDYRDRIHPKKPSLLQAEEYHQVFGDRHGFLEDLSILDLLFAKGPAAYAFLLQGELRDA from the coding sequence ATGCCGCGTAAGCTTTTTAGCCTCGCCTATTTCCCTCCGATTTCTTATTGGGTTGCCTTACGGCACGATGGGGCAAACGCTATTGATTTATCCGAGAACTATCAGAAGCAGAGCTACCGAAGTAGAGCGAGCATTGCAGACCCGCACGGAAAAAAGAACCTCATCGTTCCCATTCTGCACCGCTCGGGAGAGCGTTTAAAAACGGCCAAAGCCCCACTGAGCTACGCCGAGAACTGGCCGTTGATTCACTGGCGCACCCTGGAAGCGAGTTACCGCAGCTCCCCTTATTTTGAGTACTACGAGGACTCCCTAAAAACGCTATTTGAGCAGCGTTTTGAAACGCTGGCGGACTTGTGCTTGGCCAGCTGCGCATGGGTAGCCGAGGAGCTTGAAATGGAATTAGATTGGGAAGAGCTTGTGGAATATCGGGCCGCAGGCCCAGGAGAAAAAGACTATCGGGATCGAATCCACCCCAAAAAACCAAGTCTACTTCAAGCCGAGGAGTATCATCAGGTCTTTGGTGACCGACACGGCTTTTTGGAGGACTTGAGTATTCTGGACCTGCTTTTCGCCAAAGGCCCAGCCGCCTACGCTTTTCTGTTGCAGGGTGAACTTCGGGACGCTTAA
- the lepB gene encoding signal peptidase I: MTWTGFLLGLGILQLIRFAYFQPFLQKIDQPTTPLLIPIYGELQIMKMIQRPWWWVILLYLPMVSWIMWMVVFSETLQVFGRRSTSDRILAIFTLGIYLPIIGRSEDAKYEGARLRGDKSGNREWIEAVTFAIVAATVIRTFTIEAYTIPTSSMEKSMMIGDFLFVSKMSYGPRMPMTPLSLPLMHNTVPLLGFPSFVDWVEFDYHRLPGFSKIKNNDIVVFNYPMDSQLPVDKRTNYIKRCVGIPGDSIRIDQAVLSVNSDSVWLPERAAPQFTYLVKTNGQGFNRKTLLEMDITEGGQSSRTDFIFLLTQENVDKLRQFPNVESVEPMIKPADQTDETIFPQDPQHFPWNVDNFGSLYIPKKGETVRLSPENIRLYERVIGFYEGHDLQVNGGEVSIDGEVVSEYTFEMDYYWMMGDNRHNSLDSRFWGFVPEDHIVGKASFIWMSFDKFQEGADKIRTERVFTMVHGKGRRTSLFPYFIVLLIGYFGFRFIQKRRSNAA; the protein is encoded by the coding sequence ATGACTTGGACCGGATTCTTACTCGGCCTTGGGATCTTGCAGTTGATCCGATTTGCCTACTTCCAACCCTTCCTCCAGAAGATTGACCAACCCACGACACCCTTGCTTATTCCTATCTACGGGGAATTGCAGATCATGAAAATGATTCAACGCCCGTGGTGGTGGGTAATTCTCCTTTACCTTCCCATGGTCAGTTGGATCATGTGGATGGTGGTGTTCTCTGAAACCCTTCAGGTCTTTGGCCGCAGAAGTACTTCTGATCGAATTCTGGCCATTTTCACCTTAGGTATTTACTTACCCATCATCGGGCGTTCGGAAGATGCCAAATACGAAGGTGCTCGACTGCGAGGTGATAAGAGCGGGAATCGCGAGTGGATTGAGGCGGTCACTTTTGCCATTGTAGCTGCTACGGTCATCAGAACGTTTACCATTGAAGCGTATACCATTCCCACTTCATCCATGGAAAAGTCCATGATGATTGGTGATTTTCTATTCGTGAGTAAGATGAGTTATGGTCCTCGAATGCCCATGACACCGTTGAGTCTTCCACTCATGCACAACACGGTTCCCCTACTCGGCTTCCCTTCGTTTGTGGATTGGGTGGAGTTCGACTACCACCGTCTGCCGGGATTCAGTAAAATCAAGAACAACGACATCGTGGTTTTCAACTACCCGATGGACAGTCAGCTACCCGTGGACAAACGCACCAACTACATCAAGAGATGTGTGGGAATTCCGGGAGACAGCATTCGCATTGATCAAGCTGTTCTTTCCGTAAACAGCGATAGTGTTTGGCTCCCCGAGCGAGCCGCTCCCCAGTTCACCTACTTGGTCAAAACCAATGGTCAGGGCTTCAACCGCAAGACCTTGCTCGAAATGGACATTACGGAAGGGGGCCAGAGTTCACGGACCGATTTCATCTTCTTGTTGACCCAAGAAAATGTAGACAAGCTCCGCCAATTTCCCAACGTGGAAAGCGTGGAACCGATGATTAAACCGGCCGATCAAACGGATGAGACTATTTTTCCACAAGATCCCCAACATTTTCCTTGGAACGTGGACAATTTTGGATCCTTGTACATTCCGAAAAAAGGTGAAACCGTCCGTCTCAGTCCAGAAAATATTCGACTCTACGAACGCGTCATTGGATTCTATGAGGGCCATGACCTTCAAGTCAATGGAGGAGAAGTATCCATCGACGGTGAGGTGGTCTCGGAATACACCTTTGAGATGGACTACTACTGGATGATGGGAGACAATCGCCACAATTCGCTCGACTCGAGATTCTGGGGCTTTGTCCCGGAGGATCATATCGTCGGTAAGGCATCCTTCATATGGATGAGCTTCGATAAATTCCAAGAAGGAGCGGACAAGATCCGAACAGAACGCGTATTCACCATGGTGCATGGAAAAGGACGCAGGACTTCCCTCTTCCCCTACTTCATTGTACTCTTGATCGGATACTTCGGTTTCCGATTCATTCAGAAGCGAAGAAGTAATGCCGCGTAA